Proteins encoded within one genomic window of Glycine soja cultivar W05 chromosome 1, ASM419377v2, whole genome shotgun sequence:
- the LOC114412519 gene encoding rhamnogalacturonan I rhamnosyltransferase 1-like, whose product MLYNKVVIEESELEKRRKEKSYSKMRYEALINLVIGGVKNEKFKGLLNDGIKGEHKLRFITLARKRSSLLKLWTLRAAFVMLLWTIIVVQFKGLGDMVTPAMFKTSTHSSAFSLPPQRVYENNNGYLMVSSNGGLNQMRAGICDMVTIASYLNVTLIVPELDNISFWNDHSQFKDIFNVDYFINSLRDEIQILKELPPQQKKKVETKSIYSMPPISWSNMSYYYDVILPRIKTYGVVHFTKSDARLANNGIPEEAQKLRCRVNYHALRFVPPIEQLAKKIVKILKERGSFLSLHLRYEMDMIAFTGCNEGCNKEEIDQLTKMRYAYPWWKEKEIDSEKKRKDGLCPLTPEETALTLRALDIDRNIQVYIAAGDIYKPEKRMASLKEAFPNLVKKETLLEPTELDPFRNHSNQMAALDYYVSIESDIFVPSYIGNMAKLVEGHRRYLGFKKTILLNRKILVKLIDKYKNGIINWNQFSTSVKVAHADRVGNPITRSMVPGKPKEEDYFYTNPQECLSPVDGP is encoded by the exons ATGCTCTACAACAAGGTTGTTATTGAGGAATCAGAGctagagaaaaggagaaaggaAAAATCATATAGTAAGATGAGATATGAAGCACTGATCAATTTGGTCATTGGAGGGGTCAAGaatgagaaattcaaagggtTGCTAAATGATGGCATAAAGGGTGAACACAAACTCAGATTTATCACGCTTGCTCGGAAGAGATCATCTCTTTTGAAGCTTTGGACACTTCGAGCTGCATTTGTGATGCTGCTTTGGACCATTATTGTAGTGCAATTCAAAGGCCTTGGTGACATGGTAACACCTGCCATGTTCAAGACTAGTACTCATTCTTCTGCCTTCTCTCTACCACCTCAAA GGGTTTACGAGAATAATAATGGGTATCTAATGGTTTCTTCGAATGGAGGATTGAATCAAATGCGAGCTGGA ATATGTGACATGGTTACCATTGCAAGTTACTTAAATGTTACACTAATAGTTCCCGAGCTGGATAATATCTCTTTTTGGAATGATCATAG CCAATTCAAAGATATATTCAATGTggattatttcatcaattcattgAGAGATGAGATTCAGATACTGAAAGAGCTTCCTCCCCAACAAAAGAAGAAGGTGGAAACAAAATCCATCTATTCCATGCCACCCATTAGTTGGTCAAATATGTCATATTACTACGATGTG attcttCCCCGGATAAAAACATATGGGGTGGTACACTTCACTAAATCTGATGCAAGACTTGCAAATAATGGGATTCCTGAGGAGGCTCAGAAACTTAGATGCCGAGTGAATTACCATGCTTTGAGATTTGTTCCTCCAATTGAGCAATTggccaagaagattgttaagattCTTAAGGAAAGAGGGTCTTTCTTGTCACTTCATCTTAGATATGAAATGGACATGATAGCTTTCACTGGTTGCAATGAAGGATGCAACAAGGAAGAGATTGATCAGTTAACAAAAATGAG ATATGCTTATCCATGgtggaaagagaaagagatagattctgagaagaaaagaaaagatggtcTTTGCCCTCTGACTCCTGAGGAAACTGCTCTAACACTACGTGCATTGGACATTGATCGTAATATTCAAGTTTATATTGCTGCTGGGGACATATATAAACCAGAGAAAAGAATGGCAAGTCTCAAAGAAGCCTTCCCAAATCTG GTTAAGAAGGAGACATTATTGGAACCCACGGAGCTTGATCCTTTCCGGAACCATTCAAACCAAATGGCAGCATTAGATTATTACGTGTCAATAGAGAGTGACATATTTGTTCCCTCATACATAGGGAACATGGCAAAACTGGTTGAGGGCCACAGAAG GTACTTGGGATTCAAGAAAACAATTCTTTTAAACAGAAAAATTCTGGTGAAACTCATAGACAAGTACAAAAATGGGATCATAAATTGGAACCAGTTCTCCACTTCAGTGAAGGTAGCTCATGCAGACCGTGTAGGGAACCCAATTACAAGATCAATGGTGCCTGGAAAACCCAAGGAAGAGGATTATTTCTACACAAACCCACAAGAGTGCTTGTCACCAGTTGATGGACCTTAA